In the genome of Paenibacillus pabuli, the window AGCGCCAGAATGTATGATATTCATCGAGGGAAGCTTGGCTTGTTCGTTAGCCAAGGTAGTGCCCAATTCAACAGTGTAAAAATCACAATCAGAGAATAGGATTCCCGGTGGTATAGACCGATAAATTGGTCGGCGAGATATTTCAAAGTCTAGCTGATGAACGTTCAATATAGAAAAACGGGGCTGTCCCAGCCATTTTTATGACTTATGGGACAGCCCTGTCTTGTATGCAGTATTTGGAAAATATCGATATTAGCTCGTTCGTCGAACCATTAATTCCGTCGGGAACACTTCTTCGACATGCGCGATGGGCTGTCCGTCGGACTCAATGGATTCGATCATCAACTTGGAGGCAGCCACGGCCAATTCGCTGATGGGATGCCGGATCGTCGATAAGCTCAGCAGTTCGGAGATGGTCGGCATATCGTCCACACCCAAAACGGCAAGGTCTTCAGGAAGTGACAGGCCTAAGTCTTTGCATGCCTTTAAGGCCCCGATGGCGCAAATGTCACTTAAACAAAATAGCGCTTGTGGCAACTGGTTGGTCTTGGCAAGTTTTATCACGGTATCATAACCAAAATTCTCAGTCATATCTCCTGTAATCACGGTCGTTAGTTTTCCGTTTTGCTGCAAGGCCTCGCTGGCGCCGTTTAGTCTGTCGTCAAATCCGGGAACGTGACCGTGCGGATAAGTCAATACCAACAGATTGTGATAACCACGGGATAATAGGTGATTCACTCCAATTTGGCCGCTTTGGTAGTCGTTGACACGCAGTACGTGCGCTCCGTAGGATGAATTGTGGCGTCCAACGGTAATTACCGGCACGTTAAGATCCATTAGCTTGGGCATGAATTTTTCCGTATCTATGGTTGCTTTAACGATAATTCCGTCGACCATCTGGATGTTCATGAAGATTTCTTCAAAATCCAATAGGATTATTTTATATCCGAGTGCCTTCAACTGCTGCTTAATCACTTGGGCAAAATGGAGGAAGTATAAGTCCTCAAAATAACCGTCGGAGGTATTGTCGGATAAGACAAGCCCAATCGTGTGCATTCTGCCGGTAATAAGGCTTTTCGCAATAGGGTTCACTTGGTAACCCAACTTCGTTATCGAGAGACTGATTTTTTCCTTTGTCTCCAAGCTCATTTTCTGAAAGTTGCCGTTTAGAAAATGGGAGATTGTTGCGGGCGATACACCTGCGTCTTTTGCGACTTGAACCAAGGTGACCCTTTTCTTAGCCATTTTTGTACCTCTACTTATGTGTATTGCGAATTCTCCTCTAATTAGCGCGGACGTCTTTCCAATACGCCCGGCAGTTCGGGAAACGCTTGATGTGGTTCGGTTTGGTACCAGTAGCACACGGAACTCACGTCGTCGCTTCTT includes:
- a CDS encoding LacI family DNA-binding transcriptional regulator → MAKKRVTLVQVAKDAGVSPATISHFLNGNFQKMSLETKEKISLSITKLGYQVNPIAKSLITGRMHTIGLVLSDNTSDGYFEDLYFLHFAQVIKQQLKALGYKIILLDFEEIFMNIQMVDGIIVKATIDTEKFMPKLMDLNVPVITVGRHNSSYGAHVLRVNDYQSGQIGVNHLLSRGYHNLLVLTYPHGHVPGFDDRLNGASEALQQNGKLTTVITGDMTENFGYDTVIKLAKTNQLPQALFCLSDICAIGALKACKDLGLSLPEDLAVLGVDDMPTISELLSLSTIRHPISELAVAASKLMIESIESDGQPIAHVEEVFPTELMVRRTS